The Fusobacterium russii ATCC 25533 genome includes a region encoding these proteins:
- a CDS encoding AbgT family transporter: MKDGKNEKKGFLGSVAAISNRLPHPVTIFIILSVVVGIASVIFSKMGVAVEIEAINRSTKQIELQTFNVKNLFDTEGIRWIFESAVKNFASFEPLGIVLFFSLFFNFLNEVGLFPAFLKKSMQKIKGKYISLFIAFLGVNSSFAGDIGYVLVILIAGIIYKQLKRNSIAGIILGFSSTSAGFAACLVSIDALIGGLSTSAVQIVNPDYVVTPLANSIFMFFFTFFITIIIAFVNDKFIEPKVAQYFPNNEISSIEEEFSEITELETKGLKAAGLGFLISFAIILLLSVPNGAPLRNPKTGLLLLGWSPLLSSIVAVICFIFFVPGIFYGVVTKKIKNDKDLMALLFKSLDGFGAFIVLCFFSSIFISWFSYTQLGVIIAAKGGTFLSNIGLTRLPLIIAFILFCSFANLFIGSMTSKYVLLAPIFLPMLYKMGISPELAQLAYRIGDSSTNVISPLMSYFALILMYCNKYNKKFGMGDLISYMIPHSIVILISSLIFLGIWVIMDLPIGFGTVNFL, encoded by the coding sequence ATGAAAGATGGTAAAAATGAAAAAAAAGGTTTTTTAGGAAGTGTTGCAGCGATTTCAAATCGTTTACCTCATCCAGTAACCATTTTTATTATTTTATCAGTTGTTGTTGGAATTGCATCTGTTATTTTTTCTAAAATGGGAGTAGCTGTTGAAATTGAAGCTATTAACAGAAGTACAAAGCAGATTGAACTACAGACTTTTAATGTCAAAAACTTATTTGATACAGAAGGGATACGTTGGATTTTTGAGTCAGCAGTCAAAAATTTTGCTTCTTTTGAACCTTTAGGGATAGTTTTATTCTTCTCTTTGTTTTTTAATTTTTTAAATGAAGTTGGTTTATTTCCAGCATTTTTAAAAAAATCTATGCAAAAGATAAAAGGGAAATATATTTCTTTATTCATAGCATTCTTAGGTGTAAATTCCTCTTTTGCTGGTGATATTGGATATGTTTTGGTCATTCTGATTGCTGGAATTATTTATAAACAATTAAAAAGAAATTCAATAGCAGGAATAATTTTAGGTTTTTCATCTACATCAGCAGGGTTTGCAGCTTGTTTAGTTTCTATTGATGCCTTGATAGGAGGCTTATCAACTTCAGCAGTTCAAATCGTGAATCCTGATTATGTAGTCACACCTTTAGCAAATTCAATTTTTATGTTTTTCTTTACTTTTTTTATAACTATTATAATTGCCTTTGTAAATGATAAATTTATAGAACCAAAGGTTGCACAATATTTTCCAAATAATGAAATATCTAGCATTGAGGAAGAATTTTCTGAAATTACAGAATTAGAAACCAAAGGTCTGAAAGCAGCCGGTCTTGGATTTTTAATTTCTTTTGCAATTATACTTCTTTTATCTGTTCCTAATGGAGCACCTCTAAGAAATCCAAAAACAGGACTTTTACTTCTAGGATGGAGTCCTCTTTTATCATCTATAGTAGCAGTAATTTGCTTTATATTTTTTGTTCCAGGGATATTTTATGGTGTGGTAACTAAAAAAATTAAAAATGATAAAGATTTAATGGCTTTACTATTTAAATCACTTGATGGTTTTGGTGCTTTTATAGTATTGTGTTTTTTCTCATCTATTTTTATATCTTGGTTTTCTTACACTCAGCTAGGAGTTATAATTGCAGCAAAAGGAGGTACATTTCTATCAAATATAGGTTTAACTCGTCTTCCATTAATTATAGCTTTTATATTATTTTGTTCATTTGCAAACCTATTTATTGGTTCTATGACAAGTAAATATGTATTACTGGCTCCAATCTTTTTACCAATGCTTTATAAAATGGGAATATCTCCTGAACTAGCTCAACTCGCTTATAGAATAGGGGATTCTTCAACAAATGTTATTTCCCCATTAATGTCTTATTTTGCACTTATTTTAATGTATTGCAATAAATATAACAAAAAATTTGGAATGGGAGATTTAATAAGCTATATGATACCACATTCTATAGTTATACTTATTTCTAGTTTAATTTTTTTAGGAATTTGGGTTATAATGGACTTGCCAATAGGATTTGGAACTGTTAATTTTTTATAA
- a CDS encoding gamma-glutamyl-gamma-aminobutyrate hydrolase family protein encodes MKKPIIGITSAYEREEALLNYHRTTLSIDYTKSIVEAGGVPLVIPVTHNREVIKSQLSLLDGLVLSGGADINPFLYGQDFKKNIGIISPERDEYEMIILEEFLKTKKPILGICRGHQLLNVYFKGTLFQDIEYYEGTVLSHKQERYPDLATHKVNIIDKENILFELYGEKIMVNSFHHQIIDKLGQGLTVIARANDGVIESIQMKNHKFLYGIQWHPEMMVARGNKKMKKIFEKFIESCSI; translated from the coding sequence ATGAAAAAACCTATAATTGGTATAACATCAGCATACGAAAGAGAGGAAGCTTTATTAAATTATCATAGAACTACACTCAGCATAGATTATACTAAATCTATTGTAGAAGCTGGAGGTGTACCATTAGTTATTCCTGTTACTCATAATAGAGAGGTTATAAAAAGTCAATTATCATTACTGGACGGATTAGTTCTTTCAGGTGGAGCGGATATAAATCCATTTTTATATGGTCAGGATTTTAAAAAAAATATAGGTATTATATCACCAGAACGAGATGAATATGAAATGATAATATTGGAAGAATTTCTAAAGACAAAAAAGCCAATACTTGGAATCTGTAGAGGGCATCAGCTTTTAAATGTATATTTTAAAGGGACTCTTTTTCAAGATATAGAATATTATGAAGGGACAGTATTAAGTCACAAGCAAGAACGTTACCCGGATTTAGCAACACATAAGGTAAATATAATAGATAAGGAAAATATTCTTTTTGAACTATATGGAGAAAAAATTATGGTAAATTCATTTCATCATCAAATCATAGATAAATTAGGTCAGGGCTTGACTGTAATAGCCCGAGCAAACGATGGTGTAATAGAAAGTATTCAAATGAAAAATCATAAATTTCTTTATGGTATACAATGGCACCCTGAAATGATGGTTGCCAGGGGAAACAAAAAAATGAAAAAAATATTTGAGAAGTTTATAGAAAGTTGCAGTATTTAA
- a CDS encoding secretin N-terminal domain-containing protein, with product MFYTISFSNEIKKDIDISNMPLYDVVSILSRESGKNIIASKEAKDVIIDAYFEQGDSIDTILYVLADAYDLSLNKNSNSTILSLKNENKENRGKLIVEVKNSLTNEPLAKVRLSLKDSTIMQGTSNKDGVIIIDNIPKSVYIANFSKNGFHSKSEIININKSILSFEILLEPLSFEEKDSFLSESSSFYEDSGKIFYTENFTLYNISAEEIKNILIESFGANIKVSSLSKINKIIVVAERDVLESAKKIIKDLDKNPRQVKITSEILDISNNLFEELGFDWVYSENSNPNKGPNTLKANILSSATNVATGNVFGSKIAVLRQFNSKSDVLNVGINLLEASNDLVISSVPTIMIASGEEGEFKVTEEVIVGEKRERNSKTDENNKTSITEPIFKEAGLILKVKPFIKDNDEITLDINIELSNFKFKKNLLNVGEINSGTYNSEGGSKVGRSLSTKVRVKNGDTILLGGLKKSIKQAMESKVPILGDIPIINFFFKNTAKKKENSDMYIKLKVEIEE from the coding sequence ATGTTTTATACAATTTCATTTTCCAATGAGATAAAAAAAGATATTGATATTTCAAATATGCCTCTCTACGATGTTGTAAGTATACTATCAAGAGAGAGTGGAAAAAATATTATAGCTTCAAAAGAAGCTAAAGATGTAATTATTGATGCTTATTTTGAACAGGGCGACAGTATTGACACTATCCTATATGTACTTGCTGATGCCTATGACTTATCCCTAAATAAAAATTCTAATTCTACTATATTATCTTTAAAAAATGAAAATAAAGAAAACAGGGGTAAATTAATAGTAGAAGTAAAAAATTCTTTAACAAATGAACCTTTAGCAAAGGTTAGACTGAGCTTAAAGGACTCTACTATTATGCAAGGTACATCAAATAAAGATGGGGTTATTATTATTGATAATATACCCAAGTCTGTCTACATTGCAAACTTTTCAAAAAATGGTTTCCATAGCAAATCTGAAATAATAAATATAAATAAGTCTATTTTGTCTTTTGAAATACTTTTAGAGCCTTTATCCTTTGAAGAAAAAGATAGTTTTTTAAGTGAAAGCTCCAGTTTTTATGAAGATTCTGGAAAAATTTTTTATACAGAAAATTTTACTCTCTATAATATTTCAGCCGAAGAAATTAAAAATATTTTAATAGAAAGCTTCGGTGCTAATATAAAAGTAAGTTCTCTTTCAAAAATTAATAAAATCATTGTTGTAGCTGAAAGAGATGTTTTAGAAAGTGCCAAAAAAATTATAAAAGATTTGGATAAAAATCCTAGGCAGGTAAAAATAACATCAGAAATTCTGGATATTTCAAATAATTTATTTGAAGAACTCGGCTTTGATTGGGTATATAGTGAAAATAGTAATCCAAATAAAGGACCAAATACACTCAAAGCAAATATTTTAAGCTCTGCCACAAATGTTGCTACTGGAAATGTTTTCGGAAGTAAAATTGCTGTACTTAGACAGTTTAACAGTAAATCTGATGTTTTAAATGTGGGGATTAATTTACTTGAAGCCAGCAATGATTTAGTTATTAGTTCTGTTCCCACCATTATGATTGCAAGTGGTGAAGAGGGAGAATTTAAAGTGACAGAAGAGGTTATTGTTGGAGAAAAAAGAGAGAGAAATTCCAAGACAGATGAAAATAACAAGACTTCCATAACTGAGCCAATTTTTAAAGAAGCGGGATTAATTTTAAAAGTTAAGCCTTTCATTAAGGATAATGATGAAATTACTTTAGATATAAATATTGAACTAAGTAATTTTAAATTCAAAAAAAATTTACTGAATGTTGGTGAAATAAATTCCGGAACTTACAATTCTGAAGGAGGGTCTAAGGTTGGGCGTTCTCTTTCAACAAAAGTTAGAGTAAAAAATGGAGATACTATTTTACTTGGTGGACTAAAAAAATCTATAAAGCAGGCCATGGAAAGTAAAGTGCCTATCTTGGGAGATATTCCTATCATAAATTTCTTCTTCAAAAATACAGCAAAAAAGAAAGAAAATTCTGATATGTATATAAAATTAAAAGTTGAAATAGAAGAGTAA